In one Sandaracinaceae bacterium genomic region, the following are encoded:
- a CDS encoding IS3 family transposase: protein DYIHFFYNLERRHSLLGYLSPVEFELKTQVAASAA from the coding sequence CGATTACATCCATTTCTTCTACAATCTCGAGCGGCGCCACTCGCTGCTGGGTTACCTCAGCCCCGTCGAGTTCGAACTGAAGACCCAGGTCGCCGCGTCGGCGGCATAG